The sequence CCATTTCCAGGGAATGTGAGGGCGAAATGCCGGTGGCATAGTCATCAGTGCATGATTGAGGATAGGCATTTTTGTGGCCAGTAGTGAGCCCGGATTTACGGCGTAAAATATCGGACCATTTGGTTTGACGGCCTCAGCCATCGTTCGTGTCCACATGGTGATTGCCAGTTTGCTCTGGGCATACGCTTCGCCTGCCTGGAGCTGGATTTTGCCAGTCATTGCTTCCAGGTTCACAGGTGATTGAGCGGCTGACGAAAGGTTGACGACGCGTCCATCAGCATGCATCAGCGGCAAGAGGCGCTTCGTCAGCAGGTACGGCGACAGGGTGTTAACCACAAAGCGGATGTCGAGCCCTGAAGCAGTAGTTGCTGACGGGGCGCGGAAAACGCCAGCATTGTTGATGAGCACGTCCAAATTAGTATGCTGCTCAATCACAGCTTTTGCAAAAGCTTCAACTTCTGCCAGTACAGACAAGTCGGCGGTATAAATTTCTATCTGTCCCGTTTCAGGTCGCTCAGAGAGGGCTTTTTGCAATTTTTCCAGTTTGACTTTGTTGCGGCCGTGGAGTAGCAAGGTGTGGCCTTGTTTTGCGATTTGATGTGCCGCCTGAAGGCCGATGCCGTCGGTTGCTCCTGTTAGTAGTATGGTCTTTAGCATGATGTTGGTTTGAGGGTATTGGGTTTTAAGTTGCAGGGAAGTGGGGCAGGATCTCTTTCGCAAGCCGGTGCATGGTTTCTTCGATATCTGCCTGGTTGAATCGCAGGTTTACAGCAACGTGGTTGATGCCAATTTTCTCGAGTGATTTCAAATAGGCGCGCAAGAAATCTGTGCCCAATCGAAAGCCAAGGTGGATTGGTTGAGGTTTTGTGGCCGGATCTTCAGCGAGGTCGACATAAAGGGGTTGCATCACCGGTTGTGGCGACCTACCAGCCGCTTTGACCTTCAACCGCCAGTCATGCACAATCTGTGCCTGTAAAGCGAGGTTGCGTGGGTAAATCATCCAGCCGTCGCCATGCTCAGCGATCCATTCAGGCGTTTGCTGGCTGCCTCCCGTAATGAGCAGGGGCAGTTTGCCGGCAGCTGGTTTGGGGAGCATGTCCATGTTGCCGGCAAGCTCGCCGAACGTGTTGGCATACACGGGTGCTTCCGTACTCATTTGCCTGATGTAATCATAACTCTTCCTGAACAGGGCACCTCTTTCTGCAAATGGGATGTTGAGGGCAGGATACTCCTGCGGGCGATCGCCGGAGGCTACGCCCAAAAGAAGCCGGCCGTCCGACAAGGTATCTGCTGTTGCCGCTGCTTTTGCAACGTGTGCCGGGTGACGTAGCGGCAAAATAACGCTGGCAACACCGAGGGCAATGTCTGTTGTTTGGCTGGCCAGGAATCCCAGGTAGACAAAAGGGTCGAAAGGTTGGCCGGCGTCACCAAACGAAGGCACATTAAACGGTACGTCTCTGAGCCACACGGCTGGAAAGCCAAGGGTTTCTGCAAGCTGTACCCGTTCCAGGTGCCGGGTCATAGGGGGTACAGGTGTTGTCGCATACTGTTCGATGGGTACCACCAGGCCTATGGTCAGCCGCCCTTGATGGAAAGTTGCGTTGTATCCTTTGTTAATGGATGGGAAGCCTTTATGTTGAGCACTGTTGTGCATGAGGGGTAAGCTGTTGAATTCGAGGATAAATGGTGTACTTATGGGACGTCTTTTGATGAAAATCCATCAAGCACTTGCTTGCCTATGACGCGCCCGCCTTCCTGTATCTCATGCGCTTTTTTCAGGGTCTCTGCACTAAGGTTGCCAAGGTGGCTGGTTACCGTAGACACCAGGGTGCCGTTGTCAAGCATTTCAGATACCCGGTTCAAAAGCACGTGTTGTTTCTCGATGTCGTCTGTTTGAAACATTGAGCGGGTAAACATAAGCTCCCAGCTGAAAGTGAGGGCTTTGCCTTTACCGGGTTTGATATCCAGCGTCTCCGGATCGTCGATAAACACAACATGTCCACGAGGCTTGATGAATTGCAGGACTGATGAAAAATGCTGATCGGTTGCGTTTAAAGAGGCTACATATTTGGGTGTGATGCCAAGCACTTCGAGCTGGGCTGTTAGCGACTCGCGATGGTTGATGACATGGTCAGCCCCCATTTTCTGGGTCCAGGCTGTCGTTTCTGGGCGAGATGCCGTAGCAATTACTGTAAGGCCAGTAAGTTTTTTGGCAAGCTGAATGAGGATAGATCCAACACCGCCGGCACCGCCTATAATCAGCAGGCATTCTCCATTGCCGTCACCTTCCTTGAATGCAAAGGCATCAAACAGGATCTCCCAGGCGGTAATAGAAGTGAGGGGCATGCCGGCAGCTTCAGCAAAGTCCATCGAAGCTGGCTTTTCCCCGACAATCCGTTCGTCAACTACATGGAATGCCGCGTTGGTACCCGGTCGGGTGATATCGCCGGCGTAGAAGACAGGGTCTCCTATTTTAAAATTGCGCACATCGGTGCCCACTGCGGTCACAATACCTGCTGCATCGTACCCTAAAATAGCCGGCGTATCGCCTGGGGGTTTGTTTGCACGCAGTTTTACATCTACCGGATTAACAGATATGCCGCGAACGTCAACCAACAGATCACGCGGGCCTGGCGTTGGTTGCTCCGCGTCGAACTCATATAGGGCATCGGTAACGGTGATTGGGCCGGCTGCTTTATATCCTATTGCTCTCATGGGTATCCAATTGCTTTTTGAAAGACTTGATTTCTAAACCTGTGCGGTTAAATTAAAACTTGCCGTACGATACGGAGGAAGCATCGATTTTTACAAGTACCCACAAATATGTGGTGTACTTACAAAAATGTAAGTATTGGAAAATCAGATTGATTATGGCGCAAGAGAAGAAAAAGAATTTTGCATATCCTTTTGGTTGCTCTGTTGAAGCAACGGTATCTGTGATGGGCGGGCGGTGGAAGCCCGTGATCATTTTTAATCTCTTGAAGCACGACGTGTTGCGTTTTGGTCAATTCAAAAGAGAAATAAATGGCATCACAGAGCGTATGCTGACAAACCAGTTACGGGAGTTGGAAGCTGATGAAATTGTATCTCGTAAGGTGTATGCCGAGGTGCCGCCCCGTGTAGAGTATTCGTTAACCACGTATGGAAAAACACTGGAGCCGATTATGATGGCTATGCGCGAATGGGGCGCGGAGCACATGCTGGTAAAAGGCGATACCAATCAGACGGAAAGTAGTGTTTAAATTCTCCAGCCTTCAACGGGCCGAATGTAACTTGCTTCGTTTTATCTGTAGTGTAGATTTGTATGTACTTTAGGATCTGTCGTAGTTCGGTTGTAACCTCTTGCGCAAACTCGTTGTCGAGGCTGCCAAGCTAAAGTTTGATACGCAATCCCGGTACAGTAAATTCGCCATGCACCACCAATTTTGCTCCTTACGTATGCTCCTTTCTTGTCGAAGTGTTTTACCTCTTGCCTTTTTGATTTTTGTCAGTTTTATCAGTGGATGCCAGTCAGGGCAAACAGAGACTGATCCTGCAGATCAGACTGCGGACAGGATAAAACAGATGGAGGATAGCCTTTACCCGTCCCTTGTTGTCGCAGGAAAGGCACCAGAGACGCATACGTTGGCTGCGCGAATGGCGGAATTTAACGTACCGGGCTTGAGTATTGCGGTTGTTGAAAATGGTCGTATTGCCTGGGCCAAAGGGTACGGGTTTTCCGATGCGGAAGCTGGAACGCCGGTGACAACCTCGACACTTTTTCAGGCTGCTTCAATCAGCAAGCCAGTTGC comes from Bacteroidota bacterium and encodes:
- a CDS encoding SDR family NAD(P)-dependent oxidoreductase gives rise to the protein MLKTILLTGATDGIGLQAAHQIAKQGHTLLLHGRNKVKLEKLQKALSERPETGQIEIYTADLSVLAEVEAFAKAVIEQHTNLDVLINNAGVFRAPSATTASGLDIRFVVNTLSPYLLTKRLLPLMHADGRVVNLSSAAQSPVNLEAMTGKIQLQAGEAYAQSKLAITMWTRTMAEAVKPNGPIFYAVNPGSLLATKMPILNHALMTMPPAFRPHIPWKW
- a CDS encoding LLM class oxidoreductase gives rise to the protein MHNSAQHKGFPSINKGYNATFHQGRLTIGLVVPIEQYATTPVPPMTRHLERVQLAETLGFPAVWLRDVPFNVPSFGDAGQPFDPFVYLGFLASQTTDIALGVASVILPLRHPAHVAKAAATADTLSDGRLLLGVASGDRPQEYPALNIPFAERGALFRKSYDYIRQMSTEAPVYANTFGELAGNMDMLPKPAAGKLPLLITGGSQQTPEWIAEHGDGWMIYPRNLALQAQIVHDWRLKVKAAGRSPQPVMQPLYVDLAEDPATKPQPIHLGFRLGTDFLRAYLKSLEKIGINHVAVNLRFNQADIEETMHRLAKEILPHFPAT
- a CDS encoding zinc-binding alcohol dehydrogenase family protein, whose protein sequence is MRAIGYKAAGPITVTDALYEFDAEQPTPGPRDLLVDVRGISVNPVDVKLRANKPPGDTPAILGYDAAGIVTAVGTDVRNFKIGDPVFYAGDITRPGTNAAFHVVDERIVGEKPASMDFAEAAGMPLTSITAWEILFDAFAFKEGDGNGECLLIIGGAGGVGSILIQLAKKLTGLTVIATASRPETTAWTQKMGADHVINHRESLTAQLEVLGITPKYVASLNATDQHFSSVLQFIKPRGHVVFIDDPETLDIKPGKGKALTFSWELMFTRSMFQTDDIEKQHVLLNRVSEMLDNGTLVSTVTSHLGNLSAETLKKAHEIQEGGRVIGKQVLDGFSSKDVP
- a CDS encoding helix-turn-helix domain-containing protein; the protein is MAQEKKKNFAYPFGCSVEATVSVMGGRWKPVIIFNLLKHDVLRFGQFKREINGITERMLTNQLRELEADEIVSRKVYAEVPPRVEYSLTTYGKTLEPIMMAMREWGAEHMLVKGDTNQTESSV